From Daphnia magna isolate NIES linkage group LG2, ASM2063170v1.1, whole genome shotgun sequence:
atatcgactaTCCAACATTTATCtaaaatatcgatatatcgttaaaaaaattagatagTCGCCAACACTCCGAAAATCAGAATTAAATTCtgaaataattcacgggatatcggaaggggatctagaaaattaaaagTTGTACAATTGAAGAAATAAAGCTAACCACAATTCCCGCtaatacgtgtgtgtgaagcacgtattcagtactaaaatgtggaaaaagctgaaaaatttGTCCAATACGTACGCCATGCCCTAACGATTAAGACCGAGCATCGCCTACTAAATTTCTCTCAGCCTTATGGCGATGATAtcggtctttacttcgtagtctgtgccGATAGCGATACAGCGATGTATCTATAATTTTAGATATTCGATATCGATACGATCCGATTCCGATGTATCTGAATATCGGatcagcgccatctagcggtggaaataaaaactcgaTAAGCGGCAATATATACTATAATAGATATACTTATATTGCCGATTTACTGAGCGAATCCTCCTCTTCATCCTCAGTACAGTATCTTTAACAAAACAACCTAGCAGAAATATTACACGTCCGTTTCCTCTAAAATCTTGGGACTTGAACCGTCGACTCCCGGGTTACAATCCGCTACCATACCACTATGCCACCTTTACATGTTCAAAAAGTGGGAAGTAGGACGAGATGAAGTTCAATATATCGATTCGTATCGTACGAGGaccaaaaggaaaatatttgaaaacaaagaaaatcaaaaataaaccAATCTTTGGATtaataaactagggatgattaattatttataaagactggaagacgtagaatgtcttaaagtgtagtattctacaacattttctgaattggaaaactattactagggtaaataaatcaaaaaccccctttttcctatctccccctgcaatcagAAACCCCctggttttttaaattttgccaACGTTGTGTCAGGAAACTGGGTCtattatgtatatattttgtattatagagttggctaacgtccgaagttgccagttcgatgtaaattgtgaaaaaaaattggacacgaactagtaaaGGTTCTTGCATGgtggcttacggagtttctcCGTTATAggtttagttttaattttttcccattggaattatcttccgttccattcataattggattacgaaattccttcgttatcaggtaatcttgtaatttttatttgaccttgatatatagactgtactttattttattattaattttttttagacgTTTTACTCTGTAACAGAACAATGGATGTTGTGGAagaaactggcgggctgataaggAGCCCATAATAACAATCTGTGAATTCAAGTGACTATCACCATAGACTTCggtgaaaaagacaaaatgacagtatgtagaaaaactagttaaatgtgaaatagattatccatttttattccacaaGCAAATGTGGGTAGTAGAAGccgttgttatcgaaaaaactGTGCCCTTCGTTATAATAAttatattaattaattataatgGGCAATCTATTTTCACATTTAGATTCAGTTTTTCTTCATACTATGTCGTTTGTCTTTTCATCAAGTCCCTCAGTCTGTGCATAGTCAATTCTAATTCACAGATTGTTATTATGGGCTCCCTGTAAATATTAGCTGAGTCTATCTTTCACGGTTTAGAATTTTATTCACTGTGTCTTCTTACTTTGCCTGGATTGTTACATAAACGACTATACACGGTATTAAACACTTTGAGTTATATGGAGGCAACTGAGAACAAGAGAGAGTGGAGAGTAAGAGGGAAAAGTAGTAGAGGAGGCAGGGGAGGATTGCCAGATTTCCACAGTTTGACAAAAGAATAAACCAACATCCCACTCAAACAGGAATGGAAACCGTTCAACTCCAATCTTCTTTCTGAAATCCTGGAAAGCTGGACCAGCAAGCGCCTTCGTTAGGAGATCCGCTAGTTGTCCTTTGTCCCGACGTGATGAACTGCAAGACTTCCATCCATTTGCTGATCGCGAACGTAGTGGTATCGTACGTCGTTATGTTTAGTGCGGCGATGGAATTCGGGATTGGATACCAATTTGAGCGCTCCTTGATTGTCGCAAAACAGTTCAGTTGGTTCCTTCTGGTCACATCCAATTCCAGTTCAATCGGCGAGAATTTAAACGATATCTTTGCGGggttaaagtctattttaacCGACCAAAGTAACTGTAAGTTAAgtttagttaagttaagttaagtttaAACAGTACTTAACTCTTTCATTACTCAAATATACTGAATTGTATATACTGtatcgtttctttttattgtcaAACGTCTAAAAGTTGCTTTAGACTGACAATGTTGTTGTACAAACGTATTAGTTAGGCGATGTTGCTATCATCAAAGTGTAGTATTTACTAAATTGTTCGTTTAACATGAATATAATTATACGAATAAGTATGCTAGGTAGCTGTGTGGTAGAGCATTGGATTACTATGCTATATGTCATAGGTTCAAATCTTTcgttttcattaaattttaatttggtTTACTGAACTAGTTTATATGAagtaaatatttaaatatcataTTCGACATTCTGCTATGGgttttctatatatttttacTGTTGTTTTGTTATATGTATCACTAAATTTATTTAGTATTGTAAACTATACTGTACTGGTTTACTATACTTTAgtatagagttggctaacgtccgaagttgccaagGGAGCAGCGGTAAAATGCGAGTTTTACAAGATGTTACCTCGTTTAGTTTAACTTGATGAATTCTTAAATGTACACCAAAAGAGGTACACAGAAGTAcatttttatcaaaatgaGATTGAGATTTATTTTGcttatcaaaatttaaaagtcAACTGAGTACAATGTTTCACCATGATCAATCATCATTTGCGTTAGATTTACTACAGAATGGAAATAAAGGGGATGCAAATACAGATCATGGCGGAATCTTTGTTGTAAGCAGTCAAATTGCTTTAATCGTCGGTTCAAGGTTTCGTGCCTTGCTAAAAcctgttttttcttcccatCATTGTTTCCGTTAGGGCAATCAAAAAAGTTTGGGTCGTTGTAACCGCGATCGGCAATGGCTTTCTCTCCTTCTATAAGACCGAAAATAAGACATCTCGGGCTAGCCTAAGATCTGACCATTCGCCACAGGGAAGTCCGCCGTAAGCCCAAACAATGTCTCCGGTTCGGATACAAATGGCTAGTTCGTATCTAAGACCGGGACCATAAAATTTATGGGAGTACCATTTGGGGTTGAATGGCGATGGCTCCATGATTCTGAAATCTACTCCATCAATAGATACCAGAATGTTGGAGCCTCTAAGGGCTCTATGGAAACGATTCTCCCATTCAATCtatgaatgaaaacaaattagCATTATATATAAACCCCAAAGAAATTATTGTTGTCTCCTACCACTGGCATTTTTCGAGAAGGCGAATGAAAATATGGCACCACTTCCGAAATGTTTTTTCCGACACTCCAACTAGAGCAGAACTTATGTGTTCAGTAGCATAATGCTTCAAATGCAATAATGTCCATAAAAGATGCTCTGGGCGCGATTTAGTCATGGGACGGACATGAGATAAATTGTCATAAGCAGGCAGCACACACCCCGGGGAAGTCCCAAAAAGGATCTGAATTTCCGATAGCCTAAAGCAATACTACCGTCAACGTCATGTTTAGTAATATTATGGCCAAGCCGCCAGAAAGTTTCAGCtgatgccatttttttttaagtatgaaaaagtataaaaaaaacaagaccgAAAACCCAGTAAATCACTAAGTCCAatagattttcgtctgcttgACAGGGTTGAACTGTTTGTGTAATTAGAGAAtttgtaaaatatttaaaaacaggtGTCAAGAAATTCTTTTAGGAATGATTAAATTGCCTTGACGAGTTTTTGCCTTAAATTAAGCTGTTCATATGgaataactttaaaaaaagtaacCTTATGCGGAACATTTGCAAAGTctaaaagatttaaaaagtCGAGATTTTAAGGATCTTTAAGATGCTAATTTGTCTTCAATATTGTTTAAATaatggaaatttctttttttaaagctgttGTAGACATGAATCTGCAGCTTATAGGCAgtgaaaaaactaataaacctTCCTTGTGGTGAAAATTAGTGGATTGAATGttcaaatatttgaagaaaacctcaaattttttaacattcaATTGAATTTAACATTCGATTGAATGttcaaatatttgaagaaaacctcactctcaattttttttaacattccAATCCACTATCATTTTTCCACCGCAAGGCaggtttattagttttttcCACTGCACATAGCCGCAGATTCTGCATGTCTACAACagctttaaaaagaaatttccattATTTAAACAATATTGAAGACAAATTAGATCTTAAAGATCCCGAAAATCTCGActtttaaatcttttaaactttttgaaatgttCCGCATaagttactttttttaaaaagttattCCATATGAACGCTTAATTTAAGGCTCGTCAAGGCAATTACATGTTGCATAAAACAACTTTTCGACAActattattaattaatttaaccgttttaaaacattttgcaaATTTTCCAATAATAGAAATCGTTCAACCTTGTCACAACAAAGCAGACAATAATTTTTGCTTAAGAAAGTCACGTCTTTTGCCACACTCAgtgtttatttctttaatagcTAATTTCAAGCTTAGAATGAGCAAAAATGCCGCAGTGGAAACACAATCCTCCGTGTAAAGCCCACACTATTCTTAGTCAAATGTTCGCAGACGGAAAAATTGATCCAGCAACCACTGCACTGCAAAGCTGCATTCTCGTTTCACCCCCAGAATTTGCCAAGTTTACCATGCCGGTCTTTTACAACAACTTCAGGCAGCTTAAGCAATTGCATGGCCTCGAATGTATAcccacattttattttattctctaTTTGTTTAGcaattattatattttcagATATTTTTTATAGTAAAAATTCCGAAAAAGCTCCATCGTCTGCCCTGAGTTGTTTGGAGGACTCGGCCAACTCTAGTAGTGCCGCGTTCTCTTGTCATTTCTCGCAAACGCCTCCGTGACGATCAAGAGTCTGACTTAAACGAGGAAATAGAAGATTTGCATAGCAGGATAATTCACCAGAACCAGCCGGTCCTGATGGCAGTTTATAAGGATCACTCATTAGCCGAGATAGTCTCTATCTGTGTTACGCTTCCTAGTGGTGTCACTGATATCCGCTTCACTCTTGATGGGCACTGGGCCCGCAACGACGTTTGCTACCATTACGTACACCTGGCCTCAAGTTATGTTCGACATTGAAGGTTTTTTTGCATctgccattaaaaaaaaaaactatgacAGTCGAACACCCCAAGATCATAGCCCTTAAATTGGAACTAGAGAACAATAGACAACACATAGATAGAAAACCTCAGGGCTCTATGGAGATCTCTCTGCCTATTCCTGTCAAAACCGATCCGAACACTGTTAACTATAAGTTGGCTTAAGGAACAGATGGCGTAATAGTATTAATGGCTGATTTATGTGCATTCCACAGATCATAAACAGCAATCAAACCTGAATTCAAATGTGATTTTGAAGAATTCTAGACTTCTAGTCGTTTTggtttatgtttttatttaaaacaaataaactgaCACTCGCAAACCCTATTCGTACCTATTCGAATTTCTCTCATTTTACCGCAGCTTCCAGTTcaatgaaattgtgaaaaaaattggacacgaactagtaacagttcttgcatggcagcttacggagtttcgcccgttgtagttttagtttaaatttttttccattgaaattttcttccgttccattcataattggattacgaaattccttcgttatcaggtaatcttctaatttttatttgacctcgaaatagactgtactttatttattattaatgttTTTGTAGTCCTATATTTTGTTTGAGTGATCTCTTTCATCTGTCGTCCGCATCTGACAAagtgttttttgttcttcttcgacATGTCTTGGAGGTGCTGTGTTTCTGGTTGTGGTTCCGAAGGAGTACCTTATATTTCGTATtccaaaattgaatgaaagtttaaaaactgctttgaaagaaaaaaaaggaacgaagAATTGTTTGGCTTCAAAAGCTAAACGTGAAGGAATGTGACTTAAACAACAACACTCGTGTTTGCTCTCATCATTTTGCATCTGGTTTGTAAATCAATGTAGTTTATAATCATTTGCATCAATCACAGTGTTTTAAATATCATTTTCATAACAGGCAGGCCATGTAAGAATTCTTTTCGATAACTCTCACCCGGACTGGGCACCTTCACTACACGTCAGAAATTCTTATTTTGACAGGGTTGTACAGAGAAACATTAGTCGACATTCCAGAAGGCTTGAAAGGGAATCAAGAACATTGGAACAGATCAATGTGACATTCATCCTATTATTTAAAGTTTGTGATAACAGTCATTAATGCTTTTGTTCATGTATTATTAGGCTGTCGTAAACAATGGAAAGAGTGCCGCCAATAGACAAGATAATGATGTGCCCAATGCAGTGGTAAACAACGAACATGATGTACAGTAtattaatgaaacattttattGCTTTGTCGAAAATCATAACTAAAACTTTATCTTTATTTCTAGCATAATGAAATACCTCTAGTGTCTGATATGTTGGAAAGTGGAAGCAATGATTTTGCATCTGAACAAGTTCCTAATTTTTTCGGTGTAGAAATCAGCGATGAATGTAACAACGGTGTTGAAAACCAACATGAAGTACgtttaaaacataaaaaatttagtcttttcatttttatataATGTATTTCATTTTAGGCTACTGGAGTCTACAAAATATTGGAACTGATGACAACCCTAGCGGAGTTTTGTCGGGTCGGATCCCGTGTTGAACCAGTGTGCTTCACCCGTGTGAAGTGTGACACTGGTGAAACACACTGGTGTTACACCTCTTGTTCGCGTGATAGGGGCGGGTTTAACACCGGTGTAAATTATAAAGCTTTACCCGCAAATTTTATAGTTATTTTGCACCGGTATTGTTCTAGTTAAATATACCCGTATAAAGCTCAAATTTGTCCCAGTGTACTTCTCTGATTATCCCTACTATATTAACCGGTGTAATACACTAATATGTAACTGGTGCACTTCTCCAGCtgaaatttttgtataatGGGTGCATAAACCCGTATCAAACCCTTTACATGTACTGGTGATTTTCTCCAGTTTTAATCTCATGCAATTTGTTGGTAGATCACACTAGTGTTAC
This genomic window contains:
- the LOC123469853 gene encoding uncharacterized protein LOC123469853 — translated: MSWRCCVSGCGSEGAGHVRILFDNSHPDWAPSLHVRNSYFDRVVQRNISRHSRRLERESRTLEQINAVVNNGKSAANRQDNDVPNAVVNNEHDHNEIPLVSDMLESGSNDFASEQVPNFFGVEISDECNNGVENQHEATGVYKILELMTTLAEFCRVGSRVEPVCFTRVKCDTGETHCYFAPVLF